A region of the Muricauda sp. MAR_2010_75 genome:
GATCGATAGGGATTCTGAAACCTTATCTTCCATTACGGCATCCAATCTAACCTACGGACATTCCAGCGGAAACATCCAAGATAAGCAAGAATTTATTGATGATGTAATGAACGGACCTTTCCGATTTGTTTCCATCACCAATGAAGATCAGAGTGTTACCATTTCTGATAATACAGGGATCGTTCGTCATATACTTTCTGCCGATGCTACCAATGCTGGAAATCCAGCAAAGGTTAGGATTGGAATCATCATGGTGTTTCAGAAAAACGAAAACAACGAAGTGGTTTTATTGGCTAGACAAGCCTATAAACTCTAAAAAGAAAAGAACTGGATATAGAATTTTAAGGATAATAAACTGGATATAAACTAACTAAATGTAAACTATGTTTAAAAGAGGAGTATTTGTTATGCTGTTTCTCTTTGGAATGGTGGGACAGGTTCTTGCCCAACAAATATCCAAAGAAGAACTGATTTTCTTAACCCCGGAATGGAAGGGTGAACGATTTGAGGACGGGAGACCCAAGGTTTCCGATGCTATCTTGGAACGGATGAAATCCGTTAGTATTGAAGAGGCTTGGGCAGTGATGAAAAATGCTGGGTACAGGTATCAAATTGCTGAAGACTGGAAGCTCATCAACCCTGATAGCGTTTTGGTAGGGCGTGCGCTAACCGCCACATTCATGCCTGGGCGACCTGCAGTTTGGAAAGCCATTGACGATAGAGGAAAAGCCCAAGGTAAACGCGGACAGAATACTTGGCCTGTGGATCTCTTGGTTAAAGGTGATGTATATGTTGCCAATCAGTTTGGAGCAGACAGAGACGGACCAACCATTGGAGATAATGTGGGGAATGCCATTTATGCAAATTCCGGTAATGGGATAGTATATGATGGTGCACTTAGAGATGTGGAAGGCCTCATGGAAATAGGCGATTTCACCTCTTTTTATACAAGTTATGACGCATCCCACCATAATCCTCCCGGAGATTTGAATACCATGATCATAGGAATCAACCAACCTACACTGATCAGAAAGGTGACCGTTATGCCAGGGGATGTGGTCTTGGGCAAGTTGGGCGTTGTGGTCTTTATTCCGCCGCATTTGGCAGAAAAAGTGGTGACCACTTCCGAAATTGTGCGTCTACGCGATATGTTCGGACACCAACGTATTCGAGAAGGAAAATATACTGCGGGTCAAATTGATACCCGATGGGCGGAAGAGATTGAAAAGGATTTCAGCAAATGGCTCAACGATCATATCGATGAACTTCCTGTGCCAAAAGAACAAATTCAAGAAATATTAAAAAACAGAACCTGGTAATTAAAAACGATACAAAGTGAAAAATTCAAGAAGATCATTTATCACAAAATCAGCATTGGCAACTGCCGGTTTGGGAATGGTGTCCAGCACCTATGGTAATGAATATGTGCAGGCGATGGACAAAAACCCAAAGCTTTCTGCACCCTCAGACTTAAAAATAACCGATGTAAAGTGCGGTTTCATTCGTAGAGGTAGTGGACTGTTCGTAAAAATACATACCAACCAAGGAATTTATGGATGTGGAGAAGGTGTGGATGCTGTACCAGGCACCTATCATTTGGTGAAACGAATGGGCTATTTTTTAAGAGACCAAAGCCCGTTCAATGTGCATAAAATTTTTGAGGATATCCGCAGAGCCGGTCATTTTGGAGGTGGGCAATCAGGCACCTATGTTGCAGTGCTGTCAGCCATTGAGACGGCATTATGGGATTTGGCGGGTAAAGCGCTGGACTTACCCGTTTATAAACTTTTAGGAGGCAAATTCCGTGATAAAGTTCGCGTATACTGTGATACGGCCCTTTATCGCGTTCGTTTTCCCTCCCCAGAAGATTTTGCAACGGCGGCCACCGATGCCATCAAGAACTGGGGGTTTAATGCCTTAAAATTCGATTTGGATTATGCCAGCGATCCCGACAAATACGATCGATATAATTGGACTGCCAGCCCTGGTGAGATTTCAAGGATGTATAACCAGCTTGCGGCGGTAAGGGAGGCTGTTGGCCCTAAAATAGACCTATGTGTAGATATGCACGGACGTTACGACCACGTAACCGCCCAAACGATTGCCAAAAAAGTGGAAGACCTTAACCTAACGTGGTTGGAGGAGCCCATACCCGCTGAGAATTTTGATGCTTTCAAGACTTTATGTGAAGAAACAAGTACTCCCATTTCGGCAGGCGAAAACGTTTACCTTGGTCATGGCTTCAAGCAATTATTGGACAATGGAGTTGATATTGTTATGCCCGACCTACAAAAATGTGGTGGGCTTGGCGAAGGCCAGCGTATTGCCAACCTAGCCAACTTGTATTATGTGCCGTTTTCACCCCATATGGTGGCTTCCTTCTTGGGAGCAATGGCATGTGCGCACGTTTGTGCCAGTGTGCCTAACTTCCATTTAATGGAATGGCAGTCCTATTTCCATACAGACCCTATGTTCAAGGAAATAGTGACATACGACGAGGCCGATTGGGTAAAAGACAGTTTTGTAACGGTATCGGAAAAACCCGGCATTGGTGTGGACATTAATGAAGAAGCGATGAAGAAATATGCTCCAGAGGGCATACCATTTTTCGAATAAAAATTGAAAAACCAGATTTGTGAAGTCAATATATAAATATATTCTTGGGGTGGCAGCAATATTGGCCGTGGCTACAGCCTATTTTTATTTTACCGGCCAGTATTCCACTTTTGGGATTTTACTCACTTTCTTTTTTCTGGCATTGTCATTTGGGTTTAGGGGGCATCATGTCACAAAGGGTTTTTCGTTTGCCCTCCTCATTTTTGCAGGGGTGACCATGGCAATGACCTATCCCAAAATGTTTACTAGTCTGGGTGGTTTTGAGTTGAATGCCCTTATTGTGCCCCTATTACAGATTATAATGTTCGGGATGGGGACCACAATGAGCCTAAAGGATTTTGGGGAAGTGGTTAAAAGTCCAAGAGCAGTATTCATTGGGTTGGTTTGCCAGTTCACCATAATGCCCTTGGTTGGGGCAACCTTGGTGTTCTTGTTCAAATTTCCACCCG
Encoded here:
- a CDS encoding nuclear transport factor 2 family protein, producing the protein MNVFRNILAVLVIGLVVSCTSQDANGTLDQQAVLEALGELDQALIDRDSETLSSITASNLTYGHSSGNIQDKQEFIDDVMNGPFRFVSITNEDQSVTISDNTGIVRHILSADATNAGNPAKVRIGIIMVFQKNENNEVVLLARQAYKL
- a CDS encoding RraA family protein, with amino-acid sequence MFKRGVFVMLFLFGMVGQVLAQQISKEELIFLTPEWKGERFEDGRPKVSDAILERMKSVSIEEAWAVMKNAGYRYQIAEDWKLINPDSVLVGRALTATFMPGRPAVWKAIDDRGKAQGKRGQNTWPVDLLVKGDVYVANQFGADRDGPTIGDNVGNAIYANSGNGIVYDGALRDVEGLMEIGDFTSFYTSYDASHHNPPGDLNTMIIGINQPTLIRKVTVMPGDVVLGKLGVVVFIPPHLAEKVVTTSEIVRLRDMFGHQRIREGKYTAGQIDTRWAEEIEKDFSKWLNDHIDELPVPKEQIQEILKNRTW
- a CDS encoding mandelate racemase/muconate lactonizing enzyme family protein, translated to MKNSRRSFITKSALATAGLGMVSSTYGNEYVQAMDKNPKLSAPSDLKITDVKCGFIRRGSGLFVKIHTNQGIYGCGEGVDAVPGTYHLVKRMGYFLRDQSPFNVHKIFEDIRRAGHFGGGQSGTYVAVLSAIETALWDLAGKALDLPVYKLLGGKFRDKVRVYCDTALYRVRFPSPEDFATAATDAIKNWGFNALKFDLDYASDPDKYDRYNWTASPGEISRMYNQLAAVREAVGPKIDLCVDMHGRYDHVTAQTIAKKVEDLNLTWLEEPIPAENFDAFKTLCEETSTPISAGENVYLGHGFKQLLDNGVDIVMPDLQKCGGLGEGQRIANLANLYYVPFSPHMVASFLGAMACAHVCASVPNFHLMEWQSYFHTDPMFKEIVTYDEADWVKDSFVTVSEKPGIGVDINEEAMKKYAPEGIPFFE